A region of Clarias gariepinus isolate MV-2021 ecotype Netherlands chromosome 25, CGAR_prim_01v2, whole genome shotgun sequence DNA encodes the following proteins:
- the nebl gene encoding nebulette, producing MNPHCARCGKIVYATEKVNCLDKYWHKGCFHCEVCKMTLTMNNYKGYDKKPYCNSHYPKQTFTIVADTPENLRLRQQSELQSQVKYRKDFEESKGQGLRFLVDTPEVARLKQAQDQISNVKYHKDFDMPGLHGVTQGIRGTYLVRAQTRPDHQALQGSSATHRGVNQYTVEMERRPGVIVAPVLPGAYYPSGYNQGHSYMHQTSMHSLRSMQLHSHPAAMSVYRALYDYTAQDCDEVSFRDGDLIHNVYSIDEGWMFGTVQRTGRSGMLPANYVEGIR from the exons ATGAATCCTCACTGCGCACGCTGCGGGAAAATCGTCTACGCCACTGAGAAAGTGAACTGCCTGGACAAG TACTGGCACAAAGGATGCTTCCACTGCGAGGTGTGCAAGATGACACTGACCATGAACAACTACAAAGGATACGACAAGAAACCTTACTGCAATTC GCATTACCCAAAGCAGACGTTCACGATCGTCGCAGACACGCCGGAGAACCTGCGACTGAGGCAGCAGAGCGAGCTGCAGAGTCAG GTGAAATACAGGAAGGATTTTGAAGAGAGTAAAGGCCAGGGGCTTCGATTTCTTGTGGACACACCAGAAGTGGCGAGACTGAAGCAAGCTCAGGATCAGATTAGTAAC GTTAAATATCATAAGGATTTCGACATGCCAGGCCTGCACGGTGTCACTCAGGGCATTAGAGGAACTTATCTGGTGCGGGCACAGACGAGACCCGACCATCAGGCGCTGCAGGGGAGCAGCGCCACACACAGAGGTGTGAATCAGTACACCGTGGAGATGGAGCGGAGGCCAGGAGTCATTGTGG CCCCGGTGCTTCCTGGAGCTTATTACCCGAGCGGCTATAACCAGGGACACAGCTACATGCATCAGACCAGCATGCACTCCCTCAGATCCATGCAGCTGCACTCGCATCCAGCAGCCATG agtgtgtaCAGGGCCCTGTATGACTACACGGCTCAGGACTGTGACGAGGTCTCGTTCCGCGATGGCGATCTGATCCACAACGTGTACTCCATCGACGAGGGCTGGATGTTCGGGACGGTGCAGAGGACGGGCCGCTCCGGCATGCTGCCTGCTAACTACGTGGAGGGCATCCGCTAA